The sequence below is a genomic window from Lepus europaeus isolate LE1 chromosome 20, mLepTim1.pri, whole genome shotgun sequence.
gatttttttttttttttgacaggcagggtggatagtgagagagagagacagaaaggtcttcctttttgccgttgcagccggcgcatctcgctgatccgaagccagcagccaggtgcttctcctggtctcccatgcgggtgcagggcccaagcacttgggcaatcctccactgccttcccgggccacagcagagagctggcctggaagaggggcaaccgggacagaatccggcgccccgaccgggactagaacccggtgtgccagcaccgcaaggcggaggattagcctgttaagccacggcaccggcctgagagattgattttcaatcTGTGCTTGCCACCGTCCATCTAAGGGACAAGAGGCAAGAATTCAGAATTCAAATGTGGATTCAGAACTCACGAGCTACACGGGTACAAAGACGGGAGCCTTCCTCTGTCAGCACACGGCACGCATGCTGAAGCTGCTGAGCTCCCACCTGCGCCAAGGTGGACCACGACACCTGCTCCGTGGTTGAATGAGTAGATCGATCAGGACCCGGGGAGGCCAGAAACCTCCCCAGCGCcacctcttttctctgtctcctcccactGCCCCCTACCCCGACGACACCCAGGAGCCGCAGCGATGCCGGTGTGCACCCTGCCCAGGATGGGCAGTGACCCCACGCTGCTGAAGGGCCCGCCTCCCCTGGGAACCGTTTCCGACACTCTCAGGGCCTCCGACGGGCAGCTCCACGCCAAGGCACCGACCAAGCCCCTCCGGACCCCATCCCTGGCCCTGCCTGAAGCCCCGGGGTGCACCCCAACCTACTGCGAGCTGGTGCCCCGAGTGCCCGGTGCCCACAAATCACCCCCCGGCCAAAGGTGCCCAGAACCAGAGTCCCCATGGTGGgaggctgaggaggaggaggaggaagaggatggatGTTTTGTAAGACCACAAGCAGAGGTCTCTTTCTGCCCCCTTGCCCACGCCTCCTGCCTGCTGGGCCCCCAGAATCGGCCCCTGGAGCCCGAAGCCTTGCACACTCTACGTGGCCTGTTCCTGGAACATCATCCTAGGAGCACTGCCCTCCACCTGCTCTTGGTGGACTGCCAGGTAGGTCGCCTGCCAGGTAGGTCGCTACCAGGCAAAGCACAGCCACACCTGACCAGCCGCATCCCCGCCCGCAGGCCACAGGCCTCCTGGGAGTTACCAAAGATCAGCGGGGTGCCATGGGGGTGGCCTCTGGCCTGGAGCTGCTCACGCTTCCCCATGGGCATCGCCTGAGGCTGGAACTGCTGGAGAGGTGAGCCTCAGGCCCCTGCTTCGGGGGCTGATCCCCTCCCCCAGGGTCTCCAGATATTCGCAGCCTccgaggcaggggtggggggtgggcaatGCCCCTTCACGCCCGTCCTAGCCCCGCACCCTTGCGCTCCGCCCCTGCAGGCACGAGGTGCTGGCGCTGGCCGGGGCGCTGGCCGTGCTGGGCTGCGCGGGGCCGCTGGAGGAGCGCGCGGCCGCCCTGCGGGGCCTGGTGGAGCTGGCGCTGGCGCTGCGGCCGGGGGCGGCGGGAGACCTGCCCGGGCTGGCGGCGGTCATGGGCGCCCTGCTCATGCCCCAGGTGCGCGGGGAGCAGGGATGGGGAGGAAGCCGGAGGGCGAGAGACTGCGAAAAGGGAGAGGATGCACGCTCGGCTCTCCGCCCCCAGGTGTCGCGGTTGGAGCGCACGTGGCGCCAGCTCCGACAGAGCCACACGGACGCCGCGCTGGCCTTCGAGCAGGAGCTGAAGCCACTAATGCGGGCTCTGGATGAGGGCGCGGGTGAGCGAGGGTCCCAGTTTTGACGCGAATCGCATCTAGAGCTAGGCTCCGCCTCTCCTGCTCTGGCTTGGTCCTTACCCAGTCCCTAAGCCCGGTCCCCAACCTAGGCCACGCCCCTGCCTTGGGTCCTTAGACCCCGCCCTCTTCCGTAGGCCACGCCTCCTCCCATCCTATCTACCTcctgggccccgccccttccctgaATCTCCGCCCACCCCCGTGCACCGACTCTGGCTCCTGTCCCAGGCACCCGGTTTGCCCTAGCCCCGCCTCCTTTGCTGGATCCATCTTCACTGGGGTCGCTCCGGGACCTTCCCCTAGGCCCCGCCCTCTAAGCCACGCCCCTGCCCTAGGTCCCGCCCCGGGCCCCTCCCCGCGGCGCCCCCTTGCGTCCGCCCCAAACCCCGCCTCCGACTCGTTTCCCACCCTCGGCTCCCCCTCCGCAGGCCCCTGCGACCCCGGCGACGTGGCGCTGCCGCACGTGGCGCCCGCGGTGCGCGCGCTGGAAGGCGAGGAGCCCGCGGGGCCGCTGGAGGAGAGCTGCGAGCGGCTGCTCCGCACCTTGCACGGAGCGCGGCGGGCCGCGCGGGACGCGCCCAGGTTCCGCCAGGCAGCGGCCCGGCGCCTGCGAGGTGAGCTCGCCCTGTGCGCGGGACCAGCCCTGCCGCGACGCCCCTGTGCCCCCTGTCCTGGGTGGCGGCCCCCGGCcgcagccacagagcagagactacccccccccccaccccgcctgcagCGGGTCTTCGTCCCCAAGAGCGCCCAGCGCCCCCGGGCGCTTGGAGCCACCCCG
It includes:
- the SH2D3A gene encoding SH2 domain-containing protein 3A, yielding MQVPQGGEDLAGQPWYHGPLSRQKAEALLLQDGDFLVRASGSRGGPPVISCRWRGLALHFQVFRVALRPRPGRPAALFQLEDEQFSSMPALVHSYVAGRRPLSQATGAVASRPVVRQGPLRRSFSEVALMDSPAQAEPFRARKWSSSQPADLEHAGQTGQDDPGAGAAAMPVCTLPRMGSDPTLLKGPPPLGTVSDTLRASDGQLHAKAPTKPLRTPSLALPEAPGCTPTYCELVPRVPGAHKSPPGQRCPEPESPWWEAEEEEEEEDGCFVRPQAEVSFCPLAHASCLLGPQNRPLEPEALHTLRGLFLEHHPRSTALHLLLVDCQATGLLGVTKDQRGAMGVASGLELLTLPHGHRLRLELLERHEVLALAGALAVLGCAGPLEERAAALRGLVELALALRPGAAGDLPGLAAVMGALLMPQVSRLERTWRQLRQSHTDAALAFEQELKPLMRALDEGAGPCDPGDVALPHVAPAVRALEGEEPAGPLEESCERLLRTLHGARRAARDAPRFRQAAARRLRGFRPHPALREALTTGFVRRLLWGSRGAAAPRAERLEKFQRVLTVLSQRLEPDR